From a single Arachnia propionica genomic region:
- a CDS encoding ATP-binding cassette domain-containing protein: MTGEWERTLVGQLVEAGLGRAEADGLARDAAEEARDASRDPQELYGPAVAYASTLVRTLHVAETGALGASRGGGEVVLRLQSVSKSYGRREIFRGIDLELRAGEIAAVVGANGSGKSTLLGICAGLIRPSAGVVQRVPRIGYAPQLGGVAPLLTPDEHFRLFGAATRMGVRKAQGTGRRLASLLGWRPRRDIVASRLSGGTRQKLNVVLAELDCPDLILLDEPYQGFDEDSYLIFRSQLLRWRDRGAGILMITHMLHDFDDIDHVIELHPGEGV, encoded by the coding sequence ATGACTGGGGAATGGGAACGGACGCTGGTCGGACAGCTCGTCGAGGCCGGTCTGGGTCGCGCTGAGGCGGACGGACTGGCGCGCGACGCGGCGGAGGAGGCCCGGGATGCGAGCCGCGATCCGCAGGAACTGTACGGGCCTGCTGTCGCCTACGCCTCCACCTTGGTCAGGACCCTTCACGTGGCCGAGACCGGAGCGCTCGGCGCGAGCCGTGGCGGGGGAGAGGTCGTGCTGCGGCTGCAATCCGTTTCGAAGAGTTACGGGAGGCGTGAGATTTTCCGCGGCATCGATCTGGAGCTGCGGGCTGGCGAGATTGCCGCCGTGGTGGGTGCGAACGGCTCCGGGAAGTCCACGCTGCTCGGGATCTGCGCCGGCCTGATTCGCCCTTCGGCAGGTGTGGTCCAGCGGGTCCCGCGCATCGGTTACGCCCCGCAACTAGGCGGGGTTGCCCCGCTGTTGACCCCGGACGAACACTTCCGTCTCTTCGGGGCCGCCACCCGCATGGGGGTCCGGAAAGCCCAGGGGACGGGACGCAGGCTCGCGTCCCTGCTCGGCTGGCGACCGCGTCGCGACATCGTGGCCTCGCGCCTGTCGGGTGGCACTCGGCAGAAACTCAACGTGGTGCTGGCCGAGCTGGATTGCCCCGATCTCATCCTGCTCGATGAGCCCTACCAGGGATTCGACGAGGACTCCTACCTGATCTTCCGCAGCCAACTGCTGCGCTGGCGCGACCGCGGGGCCGGGATCCTCATGATCACGCACATGCTGCACGACTTCGATGACATCGACCACGTCATTGAGCTTCACCCGGGGGAGGGCGTGTGA
- a CDS encoding PadR family transcriptional regulator, translated as MFDGFRQQWIHGFLDLCLLGMLARGREYGRGLAAGLAEAGFGEIPGGTLYPALLRLEKQGFVRVTRVPSTLGPVRKYYELTPLGAEEASRRRAEWRSFRDAVERVVSEAAADAGGEESNR; from the coding sequence ATGTTCGATGGCTTCCGACAGCAGTGGATCCACGGTTTCCTCGACCTCTGTCTGCTCGGCATGCTCGCCCGGGGACGCGAGTACGGGCGCGGGCTGGCTGCGGGACTGGCTGAGGCGGGATTCGGGGAGATTCCCGGTGGGACGCTCTATCCGGCCCTGCTGCGTCTGGAGAAACAAGGATTCGTTCGAGTGACTCGGGTGCCGAGCACGCTGGGCCCAGTGCGCAAGTACTACGAACTGACACCCCTCGGAGCGGAGGAGGCGTCGCGGCGCCGGGCTGAATGGCGGAGCTTCCGCGACGCCGTCGAACGGGTCGTCTCCGAGGCAGCGGCGGATGCCGGCGGTGAGGAGTCGAATCGATGA
- a CDS encoding alpha/beta fold hydrolase codes for MQRTWTVNDFPLGFEQIHPEPSINFQLNRLYHFSGDPVLLTQLRKAAPGIRDFTSLVAGLIPLAERAEEDGELLRAAMCYRGAAFVTPASDPHRHAWWKRFRDLSNAWYGIGPEVRHVIPFGGVDIPALRFLLEGRSRGTVVLMNGFDGYLEEFTRLMLVLCGAGFEVIAFDGPGQGEVLETSRAPMIPEWERPTAAVLDHFGLDDVTVLGFSLGGGLAVRAAAFEPRIARVICCDVLPDLFGSLAGIAPAPVQELLRRMVPLGIGRRAVNSVMNRIATRDPLVAWGIQQGMLVMGAEDPFDFIRATLRFQTARYSHRLTQDVLLMAGTTDHYVPIEHLHDQITTLTGVRSLSARIFTPAESASNHCQLGNLGLAVRTVLNWLDQFAPVCEE; via the coding sequence GTGCAACGCACCTGGACCGTGAATGACTTCCCGCTCGGCTTCGAGCAGATTCACCCCGAGCCGAGCATCAATTTCCAGCTCAACCGCCTCTACCACTTCTCCGGCGACCCGGTGCTGCTCACCCAGCTCCGGAAAGCGGCGCCGGGCATTCGTGATTTCACGTCTCTGGTTGCCGGGCTCATTCCCCTGGCCGAGCGGGCGGAGGAGGACGGGGAGCTCTTGCGAGCTGCCATGTGCTACCGGGGTGCCGCGTTCGTGACCCCCGCGTCGGACCCTCATCGGCATGCCTGGTGGAAGCGGTTCCGCGATCTCTCCAACGCCTGGTACGGCATTGGCCCGGAGGTCCGGCACGTGATTCCGTTCGGCGGCGTCGACATTCCGGCCCTCCGGTTCCTCCTCGAGGGGAGGAGTCGGGGAACTGTCGTGCTGATGAATGGATTCGATGGTTACCTGGAAGAATTCACCCGCCTGATGCTGGTCCTGTGTGGCGCGGGATTCGAGGTCATCGCCTTTGACGGACCGGGACAGGGGGAGGTGCTGGAAACCAGTCGGGCTCCGATGATCCCCGAGTGGGAACGTCCGACAGCTGCCGTCCTGGATCACTTCGGGCTCGATGACGTGACCGTCCTCGGGTTCTCACTCGGTGGTGGGTTGGCGGTGCGGGCCGCCGCTTTCGAGCCCAGGATCGCGCGGGTCATCTGTTGTGACGTGCTGCCCGACCTCTTTGGCTCCCTCGCCGGGATTGCGCCTGCTCCGGTGCAGGAACTGCTCCGGCGAATGGTCCCGCTGGGCATCGGCAGACGGGCCGTCAACTCAGTGATGAACAGGATCGCTACGAGGGATCCTTTGGTTGCCTGGGGGATCCAGCAGGGGATGCTGGTCATGGGAGCGGAAGATCCTTTCGATTTCATCCGCGCCACCCTCCGATTCCAGACCGCCCGCTACAGCCATCGCCTGACCCAGGACGTGCTGCTCATGGCCGGAACCACAGACCACTATGTCCCGATTGAACACCTTCACGATCAGATAACCACCCTCACTGGGGTGCGCTCCCTGAGTGCCCGAATCTTCACTCCGGCTGAATCCGCCAGCAATCACTGCCAGCTCGGGAACCTGGGCCTCGCTGTGCGGACGGTGCTGAACTGGTTGGATCAGTTCGCCCCGGTGTGTGAGGAGTGA
- a CDS encoding TetR/AcrR family transcriptional regulator, whose protein sequence is MPRVTQAFRDRQRARICVAAARCFARIGFHATSMDDVIGETGMSSATVYRHFPGGKQEIIHEVRALRIGRLVEHLDRLTETTPIPGVAEAFTSVLGILHDSETGTDFHTTARIAVNAWSEMPRDPEFREEIRNLYLTIRTHLLALATRWSREGIVSCPPDITAEIFLRMTLGLLAEEAIFGSVDTSGAGDRLQHVLKLLPPESPAPPR, encoded by the coding sequence ATGCCTCGTGTAACCCAGGCCTTCCGCGACCGGCAGCGAGCACGCATCTGCGTTGCGGCAGCCCGCTGCTTCGCCCGCATCGGTTTCCACGCCACATCAATGGATGACGTCATCGGCGAGACCGGCATGTCCTCCGCGACGGTGTACCGCCACTTCCCCGGCGGCAAGCAGGAGATCATCCACGAGGTGCGCGCCCTGAGGATCGGGCGGCTGGTGGAACACCTTGACCGACTGACCGAGACCACGCCCATCCCGGGAGTGGCCGAGGCGTTCACCTCGGTCCTGGGAATCCTGCACGACAGCGAGACCGGCACTGACTTCCACACCACCGCGAGGATCGCCGTGAACGCCTGGTCAGAGATGCCGCGCGACCCCGAGTTCCGCGAAGAGATACGGAACCTCTACCTCACCATCAGGACCCACCTGCTGGCCCTGGCAACCCGCTGGTCACGGGAGGGAATCGTCAGCTGCCCCCCAGATATAACCGCCGAGATCTTCCTGCGCATGACGCTAGGATTGCTCGCGGAGGAGGCCATCTTCGGCAGCGTCGACACCTCGGGAGCCGGAGACAGGCTGCAGCACGTGCTGAAGCTGCTTCCCCCCGAGAGCCCCGCCCCACCGCGATGA
- a CDS encoding aromatic amino acid ammonia-lyase, whose translation MHRRENSEERFRTRNEPLRLTLNGASLTWCDLAAALKAERVEVALDPVSRGHMRSARAAGLEILESDPGKRVYGWNQALGPFKDRRLEPEEQLRFQVNVLRSHSTGLGEVLPRRVSRLALIIRANCLARGTSGARPELVERMNDAVNLGLIPVIPGTGSMGTGDLQPMAAAGLALTGDVAGRVRGDDGEERCAPQAWAAMGRDVEFQLAPGEAIALISGSAVLTAHLALAVEEVYRQVETFLGAFALFCEAARVERNAFDPRIHAERHMPWEMQANDLILRLIGDSQWTTNEGRRRAGETAPRIQDSTSIRSVPHQIGIILRELERAREDVTREANSSTCNPLLIPDYTGESREFLSGGNWDATILGHAAQSVNSCLARLAVLTKDLAARLLHDGWSHGLPAGLSGGEPGINSGMLLLHTSAAALIPEIQLLANPVGALSFPLKGGQEDFHTMAMAAVNGLRANSRRFDQLLAVLFVISGQGIHLLEERMRGLPLGTGSARIHEQLRARITPLGEDRVLTPEVDALTEAIGRGEFSVVVHDLLED comes from the coding sequence GTGCACAGGCGTGAGAACTCCGAGGAACGGTTCCGGACTAGGAACGAACCGCTCCGACTGACCCTCAACGGCGCCTCCCTGACATGGTGTGACCTGGCCGCGGCTCTGAAGGCCGAACGCGTGGAGGTCGCGCTGGACCCTGTCTCCCGCGGCCATATGCGGAGCGCCCGGGCGGCGGGATTAGAGATCCTGGAATCGGACCCCGGGAAGAGGGTCTACGGCTGGAACCAGGCGCTCGGGCCGTTCAAGGACCGGCGGCTGGAACCCGAGGAGCAACTCCGGTTCCAGGTCAACGTGCTGCGTTCGCACAGCACCGGCCTGGGTGAGGTGTTGCCGCGCCGGGTGTCGCGACTGGCCCTGATCATCCGTGCGAACTGCCTCGCCAGGGGCACTTCCGGGGCCCGTCCCGAACTGGTCGAGCGAATGAACGACGCCGTCAACCTGGGGCTCATCCCGGTGATACCCGGAACCGGTTCGATGGGCACCGGTGACCTCCAACCCATGGCGGCCGCCGGGCTGGCGCTGACCGGGGACGTCGCGGGAAGGGTGCGCGGCGACGACGGCGAGGAACGGTGCGCGCCGCAGGCGTGGGCGGCCATGGGGCGAGACGTCGAGTTCCAGCTGGCCCCGGGGGAGGCGATCGCGTTGATCTCGGGGTCGGCAGTGCTGACGGCCCACCTGGCGTTGGCCGTCGAGGAGGTCTACCGGCAGGTCGAGACCTTCCTGGGTGCGTTCGCGTTGTTCTGCGAGGCGGCGCGGGTGGAACGAAACGCCTTTGACCCGCGGATCCACGCCGAACGTCACATGCCCTGGGAGATGCAGGCCAACGACCTGATCCTGCGACTCATCGGCGACAGCCAGTGGACGACGAACGAGGGCCGGCGCCGTGCGGGAGAGACTGCCCCGCGCATCCAGGATTCAACCTCGATCCGGTCGGTGCCGCACCAGATCGGCATCATCCTGCGCGAACTGGAACGGGCCAGGGAGGACGTCACCCGCGAGGCGAACTCGTCGACCTGCAACCCGCTGCTGATCCCGGACTACACGGGCGAGAGCCGCGAGTTCCTCTCCGGTGGCAACTGGGATGCGACGATTCTGGGGCACGCGGCGCAGTCGGTGAACAGCTGCCTGGCTCGGCTGGCGGTGCTCACCAAGGACCTGGCGGCCCGGCTGCTGCACGACGGCTGGAGCCACGGACTTCCCGCCGGACTGAGCGGAGGAGAACCCGGGATCAATTCCGGCATGCTCCTGCTGCACACCAGCGCAGCTGCGCTGATCCCCGAGATCCAGCTGCTCGCGAACCCCGTCGGTGCCCTGTCCTTCCCCCTCAAGGGCGGCCAGGAGGACTTCCACACCATGGCGATGGCCGCAGTCAACGGTCTGCGGGCCAACAGCCGTCGTTTCGATCAGCTCCTGGCGGTCCTGTTCGTCATCAGTGGGCAGGGCATCCACCTGCTGGAGGAACGAATGCGAGGACTGCCGCTGGGGACGGGATCGGCGCGTATTCACGAGCAGCTCCGGGCGCGGATCACGCCGCTGGGCGAGGACCGGGTCCTGACCCCGGAGGTTGACGCGCTGACGGAGGCGATCGGCAGGGGAGAGTTCTCGGTCGTGGTCCACGACCTGCTGGAGGACTAG
- a CDS encoding DUF917 family protein, producing MRELTMDDARWAVLGGGVFACGGGGWQDHGELMGRMATTLNRPVLAGVDELPEDSWVATVTAIGAPAAPDWEIRPIDYVDALRKLIELSPHPIAAVITGQNGYSTTLNGWIQSSALGVKVLDAAGDVRAHPTGKLGSLGLTTREGYETIQVVSGGNRARHGHLLSINIGRVDTCDDVLRDISVRSGGFIASARNPVELSWVKEHAALGVISLALDLGRAMEEAGAGRSRAGKRVTGTVVDLLGGEIVDEGPLTHEVDLVTRGGWDHGTFRIGEHTVPYLNEYMAIDGPSGRVATYPDTIFILRKDNGLPLAVKDATEGRDVVLVKVDATKLPLSSSAVDRVAVGECEEIMGIEFLKYLPERRETPDGGIRAQA from the coding sequence ATGCGTGAACTGACCATGGACGATGCCCGCTGGGCCGTTCTCGGCGGGGGGGTCTTCGCCTGCGGCGGCGGGGGCTGGCAGGACCACGGCGAACTGATGGGACGGATGGCCACCACCCTCAACCGTCCCGTGCTGGCCGGCGTCGACGAGCTGCCGGAGGACTCCTGGGTGGCAACCGTCACCGCGATCGGCGCCCCGGCCGCCCCCGACTGGGAGATCCGGCCCATCGACTACGTCGACGCGCTGCGGAAACTGATCGAACTGTCCCCTCACCCCATCGCCGCCGTCATCACCGGGCAGAACGGCTACTCCACCACCCTCAACGGCTGGATCCAGTCGTCGGCGCTCGGCGTGAAGGTCCTGGACGCGGCTGGCGATGTGCGTGCCCACCCCACCGGGAAACTCGGGTCCCTCGGGCTCACCACCCGAGAGGGATACGAAACCATCCAGGTGGTCTCGGGCGGCAACCGGGCCCGCCACGGGCACCTCCTGAGCATCAACATCGGTCGCGTCGACACCTGCGACGACGTGCTGCGAGACATCTCGGTGCGCTCCGGAGGATTCATCGCTTCGGCCCGCAATCCCGTTGAACTGAGCTGGGTGAAGGAACACGCCGCGCTGGGCGTGATCTCCCTGGCCCTCGACCTGGGCAGAGCCATGGAGGAGGCCGGGGCGGGCAGATCCCGCGCCGGGAAACGCGTCACCGGAACGGTGGTGGATCTCCTCGGCGGCGAGATCGTCGACGAAGGACCACTCACCCACGAGGTCGACCTGGTCACCAGAGGAGGCTGGGATCACGGCACCTTCCGGATCGGCGAACACACCGTCCCTTACCTCAACGAGTACATGGCCATCGACGGCCCCTCCGGGCGTGTGGCCACCTACCCGGACACCATCTTCATCCTCCGGAAGGACAACGGGCTGCCGCTGGCCGTGAAGGACGCCACCGAGGGGCGTGATGTGGTCCTGGTGAAGGTGGATGCCACGAAACTGCCGCTGTCATCGTCGGCGGTGGACCGTGTCGCCGTTGGGGAGTGTGAGGAGATCATGGGCATCGAGTTTCTGAAATATCTTCCGGAACGCCGGGAAACCCCGGATGGCGGAATCCGTGCACAGGCGTGA
- a CDS encoding urocanate hydratase, with protein sequence MTVTARRGTELRCRNWRAEALLRLLENVLEVGERPEELVVYASIGKAVKDWDAYQRIVDSLQHLEEDQTLVLQTGRPVAVLNTHAAAPMVVSAVNNTVGNWATEERFYSRLAEHKTIWGGLTAAAWQYIGRQGVLGGTYELLRAALEKHFREPSAPRRWVLTAGLGGMGSSQPISARMLELSTLVVEADPAKLAKLEAAGGIDLVLDDLDDALATISAATAERRPVAVGLLGNAADVFPAVAASGARPDIVTDQTAAHDARYGYLPSGYTLESWAEARATDPERVERDARVSMATQVRAMLALRQRGSVVFENGNNLRVQASHILSEAEKQRVFAEIPGFMEGYLRPLFSRGIGPFRWMILSGDDNDLAVVDDLAATMFPERPEIARWIDLARRHIPAQGLPARSCWLGYGERSALALAVNEAVTDGRISAPVAFSRDHLDAAGMTHPRIGTEGMRDDSDGVTDWPILDAMLLASGGADLVAVHSGGGGYSGWMQSAGVTVVADGTGAAATRIRQALDLDSGLGVVRHATAGYEDALDAVQRSHEPGAHGAPLNLIRN encoded by the coding sequence ATGACCGTCACGGCCCGCAGGGGAACCGAGCTGCGCTGTCGGAACTGGCGGGCCGAGGCGCTGCTCCGGCTGCTGGAGAACGTTCTCGAGGTGGGGGAGAGACCCGAAGAGCTGGTGGTCTACGCGTCCATCGGGAAGGCCGTCAAGGACTGGGACGCCTACCAGCGGATCGTCGATTCCCTGCAACACCTTGAGGAGGACCAGACCCTGGTGCTTCAGACCGGAAGACCCGTGGCGGTGCTGAACACCCACGCCGCCGCCCCGATGGTGGTCTCGGCGGTGAACAACACCGTGGGGAACTGGGCCACCGAGGAGAGGTTCTACTCCCGACTGGCGGAACACAAGACGATCTGGGGCGGGCTGACGGCTGCGGCTTGGCAGTACATCGGCAGGCAGGGTGTGCTGGGAGGCACCTACGAGCTGCTGCGCGCCGCCCTGGAAAAACACTTTCGGGAGCCTAGCGCCCCGCGCCGCTGGGTTCTCACCGCGGGGCTCGGCGGCATGGGGTCCTCCCAGCCTATCTCGGCGCGGATGCTGGAGCTGTCCACCCTGGTGGTGGAGGCCGATCCCGCGAAACTCGCGAAACTTGAGGCCGCCGGCGGCATCGACCTGGTGCTCGACGACCTCGACGACGCCCTCGCGACGATTTCCGCGGCGACTGCCGAACGGCGTCCCGTCGCCGTCGGGCTGCTGGGCAACGCCGCCGACGTGTTCCCCGCCGTGGCAGCCAGCGGTGCACGTCCCGACATCGTGACCGACCAAACCGCTGCCCACGATGCCCGCTACGGCTATCTGCCCTCCGGGTACACCCTCGAGTCGTGGGCCGAGGCCCGTGCAACCGACCCGGAACGGGTGGAACGCGATGCCCGCGTCTCCATGGCCACCCAGGTGCGGGCCATGCTTGCCCTGAGGCAGCGCGGATCGGTGGTGTTTGAGAACGGCAACAACCTCAGGGTGCAGGCCTCCCACATCCTCAGCGAGGCCGAGAAACAGCGGGTTTTCGCGGAGATCCCCGGTTTCATGGAGGGCTACCTGCGACCGCTGTTCAGCCGCGGCATCGGCCCCTTCCGGTGGATGATTCTCTCCGGCGACGACAACGACCTCGCGGTGGTCGACGATCTGGCGGCGACGATGTTCCCCGAACGCCCCGAGATCGCCCGGTGGATCGACCTGGCGCGCCGCCACATCCCCGCCCAGGGCCTGCCCGCCCGGTCCTGCTGGCTCGGATACGGGGAACGCTCGGCACTGGCCCTCGCGGTCAACGAGGCCGTCACCGACGGGAGGATCAGCGCACCGGTCGCCTTCAGCCGCGACCACCTGGATGCGGCCGGTATGACCCACCCCAGGATCGGCACCGAGGGCATGCGCGACGACTCCGACGGCGTGACGGACTGGCCCATCCTCGACGCCATGCTGCTGGCCAGCGGCGGGGCCGACCTGGTGGCGGTGCACTCCGGGGGCGGCGGCTACTCCGGATGGATGCAGTCGGCGGGGGTCACCGTCGTCGCCGACGGCACCGGGGCAGCGGCCACCAGGATTCGCCAGGCCCTCGACCTCGACTCCGGACTCGGGGTCGTCCGCCACGCCACCGCGGGCTACGAGGACGCCCTCGACGCGGTGCAACGATCCCACGAACCCGGCGCGCACGGCGCACCCCTCAACCTGATCCGAAACTGA
- a CDS encoding uroporphyrinogen decarboxylase family protein yields MTTKRDRFLTAARGGTTDRPPVGAWVHYGSATWSPQQVAEAHLRFYRDYDWDFIKVMHDYRIDLPEGLEEITDPAQLDDILADPGVSLDSHAKQHEVLDLIRTAAPEAAVIETVFSPTQALVRALGGSVIEYFKVDPALAHRTISRVADALARYAAGLEGFGVDALFVAVNGASRDATSFGLTPEQFRDWVAPYDIQVLAAAPSLVRIAHLHGEDADPELIADYPVEVLSWSDKASAPTIPEAASHYGWVPMVGIDELTSLYWTPSEAVAHVIQARRAAGDRLIVAPNCTLHSDINPLTLVGLRRGVDVALTY; encoded by the coding sequence ATGACGACCAAACGTGACCGATTCCTGACCGCAGCCCGGGGCGGAACCACCGATCGGCCCCCGGTCGGGGCCTGGGTGCACTACGGGTCGGCGACATGGAGCCCGCAGCAGGTGGCCGAGGCCCACCTGAGGTTCTACCGCGACTACGACTGGGACTTCATCAAGGTCATGCACGACTACCGCATCGACCTGCCCGAAGGGCTCGAGGAGATCACCGACCCCGCGCAGCTCGACGACATCCTGGCCGATCCCGGGGTGTCGCTCGACAGCCATGCCAAGCAACACGAGGTGCTGGACCTTATCCGCACCGCCGCCCCCGAGGCCGCCGTCATCGAGACGGTATTCTCGCCCACCCAGGCCCTCGTCAGGGCCCTCGGCGGCAGCGTCATCGAGTACTTCAAGGTGGATCCGGCTCTCGCGCACCGCACCATCTCCCGGGTCGCCGACGCCCTGGCGCGCTACGCGGCCGGGCTGGAGGGGTTCGGAGTCGATGCATTGTTCGTCGCCGTCAACGGGGCCAGCAGGGACGCCACCAGCTTCGGACTGACCCCCGAACAGTTCCGCGACTGGGTCGCCCCCTACGACATCCAGGTGCTGGCTGCCGCCCCGTCGCTTGTGCGGATCGCGCACCTGCACGGCGAGGATGCCGATCCGGAGCTGATCGCCGACTACCCTGTCGAGGTACTGAGCTGGTCCGACAAAGCATCGGCACCAACCATCCCTGAGGCCGCGAGCCACTACGGTTGGGTACCGATGGTCGGGATCGACGAGCTCACCAGCCTCTACTGGACACCCAGTGAGGCGGTCGCGCACGTCATCCAGGCGCGCCGCGCCGCGGGCGACCGCCTGATCGTGGCACCCAACTGCACCCTCCACTCCGACATCAATCCCCTGACCCTCGTCGGTCTCAGGAGAGGTGTGGACGTGGCCCTCACCTACTGA
- a CDS encoding ABC transporter ATP-binding protein has translation MTETLLEMQEVEVSYGQARALNGVNLTVPEGRIVSLLGGNASGKSTTMKTILGLVRPDAGRVLLDGKDITTWPTSRRVASGIASVPEARRIFAPMTVEENLLMGAYTRRDKAGVREDLIAQYDRFPRLGQRRRQAAGTMSGGEQQMLAFARALMSRPRLICMDEPTMGLSPRLVDEVLETIAALNTDLGLAVLMVEQQAELALSIAHHGYVLATGNLVLEGPAGELLDNPRVQEAYLGRTTRNGDDDDDQT, from the coding sequence ATGACTGAGACGCTTCTGGAAATGCAGGAAGTGGAGGTCAGTTACGGGCAGGCCAGGGCCCTGAACGGTGTGAACCTGACGGTTCCGGAGGGACGGATCGTCTCGCTGCTCGGCGGCAACGCATCGGGCAAGTCCACCACCATGAAAACCATCCTGGGGCTCGTGCGCCCCGACGCGGGAAGGGTGCTGCTGGACGGCAAGGACATCACCACCTGGCCGACCTCGCGCAGGGTGGCCTCGGGCATCGCGTCGGTACCGGAGGCGCGCCGCATCTTCGCGCCCATGACCGTGGAGGAGAACCTCCTCATGGGCGCCTACACGCGGCGCGACAAAGCGGGTGTTCGTGAGGATCTCATCGCCCAGTACGACCGTTTCCCCCGCCTGGGGCAGCGGCGGCGCCAGGCGGCCGGGACCATGTCGGGAGGGGAACAGCAGATGCTCGCTTTCGCCCGGGCCCTCATGAGCCGTCCCCGGCTGATCTGCATGGACGAACCGACCATGGGTCTGTCGCCTCGTCTCGTCGACGAGGTACTCGAAACCATTGCCGCGTTGAACACTGACCTGGGGCTGGCCGTGCTCATGGTCGAACAGCAGGCGGAGCTGGCCCTCAGCATCGCCCACCACGGCTACGTGCTGGCCACCGGGAACCTCGTGCTCGAGGGACCGGCCGGCGAGCTGTTGGACAACCCGCGCGTCCAGGAGGCCTACCTGGGGCGCACCACACGAAACGGAGACGACGATGACGACCAAACGTGA
- a CDS encoding ABC transporter ATP-binding protein → MTTPTTPVLKATGLHRHFEGVHAVAGVDLEVAPGQTVAIIGPNGSGKTTTLNLVTGVLRPNSGKIAIRGHVVAARHPEQVATGGVLRTFQNGRVFGNLTVAENISIGLHRELRAHRPLKRLAEIPVLRWFLGWVPLLGEVLAALLPLPGVGKERETIRRRVAAEIDRFPERLGNRAEDLAYTLSYANRRRTEIARSLAGEPTLLVLDEPTAGMNQSETAEMLEQLLRLKAAGQSILLVEHKLDLVMTLSDHVLVMDDGHVIASGSPEQVRNDPAVIEAYLGRAEDARRSAREEWARKHREGEDDD, encoded by the coding sequence ATGACCACACCAACCACGCCCGTGCTGAAGGCAACCGGTCTGCACCGCCACTTCGAAGGGGTGCACGCCGTCGCCGGTGTCGACCTGGAGGTGGCTCCGGGACAGACAGTGGCGATCATCGGCCCCAACGGCTCCGGCAAGACCACCACCCTCAACCTAGTGACAGGGGTGCTGCGGCCGAACTCCGGGAAAATCGCGATCCGCGGCCACGTGGTGGCGGCCCGCCATCCTGAGCAGGTCGCGACGGGCGGGGTGCTGCGGACCTTCCAGAACGGCCGCGTCTTCGGGAACCTGACCGTCGCGGAGAACATCTCCATCGGACTGCACCGCGAACTGAGGGCCCACCGACCCCTGAAACGCCTGGCGGAGATCCCCGTCCTGCGGTGGTTCCTGGGCTGGGTGCCGCTGCTCGGAGAGGTGCTGGCGGCACTGCTGCCCCTGCCCGGAGTTGGAAAAGAGCGCGAAACAATCAGGCGGCGCGTGGCGGCCGAAATCGACAGGTTCCCGGAACGCCTCGGCAATCGCGCCGAGGATCTCGCATACACGCTCAGCTACGCGAACCGGCGACGCACCGAGATTGCCCGCTCCCTCGCGGGAGAACCAACCCTGCTGGTCCTCGACGAACCGACCGCAGGAATGAACCAGTCGGAGACCGCCGAGATGCTGGAGCAACTCCTCCGCCTGAAAGCTGCGGGGCAGTCGATCCTGCTGGTGGAACACAAACTCGACCTGGTCATGACGCTGTCCGACCACGTGCTGGTGATGGACGACGGCCACGTGATCGCCTCGGGATCACCCGAACAGGTCAGGAACGATCCGGCCGTCATCGAGGCCTACCTCGGCAGGGCTGAGGATGCCCGTCGCAGTGCCCGCGAGGAGTGGGCTCGGAAGCACCGGGAAGGAGAGGACGATGACTGA